In Caldicellulosiruptor obsidiansis OB47, a single window of DNA contains:
- a CDS encoding HD-GYP domain-containing protein translates to MRRILLKNAKEGMVLARDIYSEDGKVLIASGQKLTNGVIKRLKEFGVYDIYIVDDNTEIYIEDVITKEIKEEAFEIVNDVFSSKYINTQEVTPEIKELVSKIISSLLNQKEIILNLCDIRTVGNYTLFHSLNTTVLSILIGIKLGYDFDKLMVLGMGTLLHDIGKIKIPKNILSKRGPLQEKEYEMIKMHTIVGYDILSSEYKFEQNVAEIALFHHERLDGSGYPFGKTRDEIPQMAKIVAVADVFDALVSDREFRKRLKPHMAIEYLLNSCSTHFDSYIVSKFVTFISLFQIGTPVVLNTREKGIVVHNNPKFPSRPIVRIFYDSEGKRLAFRKDIDLALNFHYYIVDVLDDLEI, encoded by the coding sequence ATGAGAAGGATACTACTTAAAAATGCAAAAGAGGGTATGGTGCTTGCACGGGACATATACAGTGAGGATGGAAAGGTTTTGATTGCAAGTGGTCAGAAACTCACAAATGGTGTTATAAAAAGGTTAAAAGAATTTGGAGTTTATGACATTTACATTGTAGATGACAATACCGAGATTTACATAGAGGATGTTATAACCAAAGAGATAAAAGAAGAAGCATTTGAGATTGTAAATGATGTTTTTTCATCAAAATATATAAATACTCAAGAAGTTACTCCGGAAATTAAGGAGCTTGTTAGCAAAATAATTTCTTCTCTTTTAAACCAAAAAGAGATTATTTTAAACCTATGTGATATACGTACAGTTGGGAACTATACACTTTTTCATTCACTCAACACAACAGTGCTCTCAATTCTGATTGGGATAAAACTGGGATATGATTTTGATAAACTCATGGTACTTGGTATGGGCACTTTACTTCATGATATTGGTAAGATAAAAATTCCCAAAAATATTTTGAGCAAGAGAGGACCTCTTCAGGAAAAGGAATATGAGATGATAAAGATGCACACAATTGTTGGATATGATATCTTGAGCTCTGAGTACAAATTTGAACAGAATGTTGCAGAGATTGCACTTTTCCATCACGAAAGATTAGATGGCAGTGGTTATCCGTTTGGCAAAACCAGAGATGAAATCCCGCAAATGGCTAAAATTGTAGCTGTGGCAGATGTGTTTGACGCTTTAGTTAGTGACAGAGAATTTAGAAAGCGATTAAAACCTCACATGGCAATAGAATATCTGCTAAATTCATGTTCAACACATTTTGATAGTTATATCGTTTCCAAGTTTGTCACATTTATTTCTCTTTTTCAGATAGGAACACCTGTTGTGCTCAATACTCGAGAAAAAGGAATAGTTGTGCACAACAATCCTAAGTTTCCATCCAGACCAATTGTTAGAATTTTTTATGATAGTGAAGGTAAAAGGCTTGCATTTCGCAAGGATATAGATTTGGCTTTGAATTTCCACTATTATATTGTTGATGTGTTAGATGATTTAGAGATATAA
- a CDS encoding 5-formyltetrahydrofolate cyclo-ligase, translating into MVKRKIRKVIGIRRKLVEPRKKLYLDILVYRNLKKLLSTFEFQTIFIYMSLPYEVDTKRIMEYLLKKNKKVYVPKVVNSAEMVACEYKGENKLHRNKLGILEPSSTQQIPPSQIDVCIVPIVAFDKDLNRVGFGKGYYDRFLKKAAQHCVKVGVAYHFQKVKKIRAEEHDVKLDVIVTDRLVLLQKNSYRGEYDEKDTT; encoded by the coding sequence CTGGTCAAACGAAAAATAAGAAAGGTTATAGGAATCAGGCGAAAATTAGTTGAACCAAGGAAAAAGTTATATCTTGATATATTGGTATACAGAAACCTAAAAAAACTTCTTTCAACCTTTGAGTTTCAAACCATCTTCATTTACATGAGCCTTCCATATGAAGTTGATACCAAAAGAATTATGGAATATCTTCTCAAAAAAAATAAAAAGGTGTATGTACCCAAAGTTGTAAATAGTGCAGAAATGGTGGCGTGTGAGTATAAAGGAGAAAATAAACTTCACAGAAATAAGCTTGGTATCTTAGAACCGTCAAGCACACAGCAGATACCTCCATCACAAATAGATGTCTGTATTGTACCCATTGTTGCGTTTGACAAGGATTTAAACAGGGTGGGGTTTGGCAAGGGTTACTACGATAGGTTTTTGAAAAAGGCAGCTCAACATTGTGTAAAGGTTGGGGTTGCTTACCATTTTCAAAAGGTAAAAAAAATCAGAGCAGAGGAGCATGATGTAAAGCTTGATGTGATTGTGACTGACAGGCTTGTCTTGTTACAAAAAAATTCATATAGGGGAGAATATGATGAGAAGGATACTACTTAA
- a CDS encoding DNA polymerase III subunit alpha produces the protein MSFVHLHLHTEYSLLDGACRIDRLFERVKELNMNAVAITDHGAMYGVIDFYKAAKENGIKPIIGCEVYLAPRTRFDKEPNIDNDIHHLVLLAIDNDGYRNLSKIVSIGFVEGFYYKPRVDREVLSKYSKGLVALTSCLAGEIPKLILREQKEKLYDAISFYKEVFGENFYFELQYHYIDEQRFVNNELMRLSKKYQIPLVATNDVHYLKKEDRNLHDILLCIQTGKTINDSDRMEFPTDEFYLKSSEEMHQLFGYIPEALKNTLEIAEKCNVEFEFGKINLPKFQLPEGKNDSFEYLKELALEGFKKRYSKNNKTAYDRLMMELQVIKDMGFVEYFLIVQDFINYAKQNNIMVGPGRGSAAGSVVAYCLGITNVDPIKYDLLFERFLNPERVSMPDIDIDFCYQRRQEVIDYVTRKYGEDRVSQIITFGTMAARASIRDVGRVLGIPYSQVDEIAKMIPFSPGMTIDKALEINHELKRIYERNDTVRKIIDTARNLEGMPRHASVHAAGVVISNSPITDLVPLARTDDAIVTQFPMTTLEELGLLKMDFLGLRTLTVIQNTLELVKKNRGIEIDLDRIDYNDKNVYEFISEGNTNGVFQLESSGMKQFMKELKPENLEDIIAGISLFRPGPMDQIPVYIQNKNNREKIEYLHPSLEPILNVTYGCIVYQEQVMQIFRTLAGYSLGRADLVRRAMAKKKADILMEEKDRFIEGAVANGVKKETAERIFAIIEDFASYAFNKSHAAAYAILAYQTAYLKKYYTIEFMTSLITSVMNSNEKVGMYIEECRKFGITILPPDINKSSYDFTIEGNSIRFGLRAIKSLGENVIAHILKEREEKGEFKDLYDFIMRVDTNTVNKRIIENLIRSGAFDFTRINRNSLLASVEDILVLKQAKKKNANQFSFFEISGNENESFEYKSLPQPTAQELMKMEKDTIGIYISSHPLERYTEEISRYNVTPLSEISTMSEEDEYKFEQILVCGILKEVKVKLTKSNQTMAFAKLEDLTDSVEILFFPSVYEKYSHLIKEDMIVLIEAKATFREDEGVKVIAKKVDRLGSDRPEETQNSREKAIAIRVSDDTILKSKKFLAFLKFFAGKSKIVLYYNQKRLISKSSLCIEINPTVIEQLKEWFGEENVWIEDIDS, from the coding sequence ATGAGTTTTGTTCATCTTCACCTTCATACCGAATATAGTTTGTTGGACGGCGCTTGTAGGATTGATAGGCTTTTTGAAAGAGTAAAAGAGCTAAATATGAATGCTGTGGCAATAACTGACCATGGAGCAATGTATGGTGTTATAGATTTTTATAAAGCTGCCAAGGAAAATGGTATCAAACCTATAATTGGATGTGAGGTATATTTAGCTCCACGGACTCGCTTTGATAAAGAACCAAATATCGATAATGATATCCACCATCTTGTCCTTCTTGCTATTGACAATGATGGTTACAGAAATCTTTCCAAGATAGTTTCAATTGGATTTGTTGAAGGATTTTACTATAAACCAAGGGTTGACAGAGAAGTCTTAAGCAAGTATTCAAAAGGGCTTGTGGCACTTACAAGTTGTCTTGCGGGGGAGATTCCCAAGCTGATTTTGAGAGAGCAAAAGGAAAAACTGTATGATGCAATTAGTTTTTATAAAGAGGTGTTTGGAGAAAACTTTTACTTTGAACTTCAATATCATTACATTGACGAGCAAAGATTTGTAAATAATGAACTTATGAGACTATCAAAAAAATATCAAATTCCGCTTGTGGCAACAAATGATGTTCATTATTTGAAGAAAGAAGATAGAAACCTTCATGATATCTTGCTTTGTATTCAAACAGGAAAGACTATAAACGATTCTGACAGAATGGAATTTCCAACCGATGAATTCTATCTCAAATCATCTGAAGAGATGCACCAACTTTTTGGTTACATTCCAGAAGCACTAAAAAATACATTGGAGATTGCTGAAAAATGCAACGTTGAGTTTGAGTTTGGTAAGATTAACCTTCCGAAATTTCAACTGCCAGAAGGCAAAAATGATTCTTTTGAATACCTTAAAGAGTTGGCTTTAGAAGGATTCAAGAAAAGATATTCAAAAAATAACAAAACTGCATATGACAGGCTTATGATGGAGCTTCAAGTGATAAAAGATATGGGATTTGTCGAATATTTTTTGATAGTTCAGGACTTTATAAACTATGCTAAACAAAACAACATAATGGTAGGTCCTGGAAGAGGTTCTGCAGCTGGGAGTGTTGTTGCATACTGTCTGGGTATTACAAATGTTGACCCAATAAAGTATGACCTTCTTTTTGAGAGATTTTTAAATCCAGAAAGAGTCTCTATGCCTGACATAGATATTGACTTTTGTTATCAAAGAAGACAAGAAGTGATTGACTATGTCACTCGCAAATATGGAGAGGATAGAGTAAGTCAGATAATAACCTTTGGGACAATGGCTGCAAGAGCTTCAATCAGAGATGTTGGAAGGGTTCTGGGAATTCCATATTCTCAGGTGGACGAAATTGCGAAGATGATTCCGTTTTCTCCTGGGATGACCATTGACAAGGCACTTGAGATAAACCATGAGCTTAAAAGGATTTATGAACGAAATGATACGGTAAGAAAAATAATTGATACAGCAAGAAATCTTGAAGGTATGCCAAGACATGCATCTGTTCATGCTGCCGGTGTTGTGATTTCAAACTCTCCAATTACAGATTTGGTGCCGTTGGCAAGGACTGATGATGCTATTGTCACTCAATTTCCAATGACAACTTTAGAAGAACTAGGGCTTTTGAAGATGGATTTTCTTGGTTTGAGAACACTCACTGTCATTCAAAATACGTTGGAGCTTGTGAAAAAAAATAGAGGTATTGAGATTGATTTAGACAGGATAGACTATAATGACAAAAATGTTTATGAATTTATATCAGAAGGAAACACGAATGGTGTGTTCCAACTTGAAAGCAGTGGCATGAAACAGTTTATGAAAGAACTCAAACCAGAAAACTTGGAGGATATTATTGCAGGAATATCCCTATTCAGACCTGGACCAATGGACCAGATTCCAGTTTATATCCAGAACAAAAATAACAGAGAAAAAATTGAATACCTCCATCCCAGCCTTGAACCAATTTTAAATGTCACCTATGGATGTATTGTGTATCAAGAACAAGTTATGCAGATTTTCAGAACACTTGCTGGATATTCGCTTGGAAGAGCTGACCTTGTGAGAAGAGCAATGGCCAAGAAAAAAGCCGACATTTTGATGGAAGAAAAGGATAGGTTTATTGAAGGAGCAGTGGCAAATGGAGTGAAAAAAGAAACAGCTGAAAGGATTTTTGCTATTATAGAAGATTTTGCAAGTTATGCATTTAACAAATCACATGCTGCTGCATATGCTATATTAGCATATCAGACTGCATATTTAAAAAAGTATTATACCATAGAGTTTATGACAAGTTTAATTACAAGTGTTATGAACTCGAATGAGAAGGTTGGAATGTATATTGAAGAGTGCAGGAAATTTGGAATAACTATTTTGCCGCCTGATATAAACAAAAGTAGTTATGACTTTACAATCGAAGGAAATAGTATAAGATTTGGACTAAGAGCTATAAAAAGCTTGGGAGAGAACGTAATTGCCCACATCTTAAAAGAGAGAGAGGAAAAAGGTGAATTTAAGGATTTGTATGATTTTATAATGAGAGTTGACACAAATACTGTAAACAAAAGAATTATTGAAAATTTAATACGCTCGGGTGCATTTGACTTTACAAGAATCAACAGAAATTCGCTTTTAGCTTCAGTGGAAGATATTCTTGTGCTAAAACAAGCTAAAAAGAAGAATGCAAATCAGTTTAGTTTTTTTGAGATATCCGGCAACGAAAATGAAAGTTTTGAGTACAAAAGCTTACCACAACCAACTGCTCAGGAGCTTATGAAAATGGAAAAGGATACTATTGGAATATATATAAGCAGTCATCCACTTGAAAGGTACACAGAGGAAATTTCAAGATACAATGTAACTCCTCTTTCTGAGATATCTACTATGTCTGAAGAAGATGAATACAAGTTTGAGCAAATACTTGTGTGCGGGATATTAAAAGAGGTAAAAGTAAAACTTACAAAGAGCAACCAGACAATGGCATTTGCAAAGTTAGAAGATTTAACAGATTCGGTTGAGATATTGTTTTTTCCAAGCGTTTATGAAAAGTATTCTCATCTAATAAAAGAAGATATGATTGTATTAATTGAGGCAAAGGCAACTTTCAGAGAGGACGAGGGGGTAAAGGTTATTGCTAAAAAAGTAGATAGGCTTGGCAGCGATAGACCTGAAGAAACTCAAAACAGCAGAGAAAAAGCCATTGCAATAAGGGTAAGTGATGATACAATATTAAAGTCAAAGAAATTCTTAGCGTTTTTAAAATTCTTTGCAGGAAAGTCTAAAATAGTTCTTTATTATAATCAAAAAAGGCTAATTTCCAAGTCAAGTTTGTGTATAGAAATAAATCCTACGGTGATTGAACAACTCAAAGAATGGTTTGGCGAGGAAAATGTTTGGATAGAAGATATAGATTCTTGA